The Micromonospora sp. NBC_01740 genome includes a window with the following:
- a CDS encoding ATP-dependent helicase produces MTQPALFSSATPAPRVADAGPRYTPVELAKLLRLPAPTREQAAIIAAPVEPLLVVAGAGSGKTETMAARVVWLVANSYVRPEQVLGLTFTRKAAGELAHRVRTRLDQLVRRLGRRGRDPLDDPLAGEPTVSTYHSYAGRIVTEHGLRAGYEPSTRLLTEASRWQLVDLLVRNYDGDMSGVDRMPSTITDAVLALAGELDEHLVDPDALAAWTGRFFAEVQVRPGRVYADVRKALQLQQIRLKLLPLVRAYARRKEDFEAMDFADQLARAARVARDHPGVGEIERDRFRVVLLDEYQDTSHAQVVLLNALFGGGHPVTAVGDPCQSIYGWRGASAGTLDRFPTEFARAGGAPAEVLSLTTSWRNRPEILGVANALATPLRAAGARVPELRAAMSVKEPVPHRSARGAAGGTVHCALLRTYADEADWIADSVLHAWRGAAGMPGVLPEHIPVPLRPTTAVLVRLRSQIPAIESALRERGLPVEVVGLGGLLDTPEVRDVVCTLRVLADPTDGAALLRLLTGARWRIGPRDLVALHRRAKSIAAARRRLADDGTPEISPDLLDEATLVEALADLGPAQAYSAEGYARLRAYARELGLLRYRLDQSLPELIADIERTIGLDVEVAVRAGRDGAGDAGLARGHLDALGDVAARFSGETPGATLSGFLAYLAAAEDEERGLTPGEVEVVEGAVQILTAHAAKGLEWDVVAVAGLSRGVWPGPVRNSDHWLGGLGVLPFPLRGDADGLPELGLAEAEDQRGVARALEDFTDAWRAHDEREERRLAYVAVTRPRRLLLCSGYWWGEGTKRPRGPSVLLREVHDACLDARAGHLVDEWAPEPPGDAVNPTTEVVLRAEWPADPLGARRPALAEAAALVRRFLADGDPAARPLSDGDAAARPLPGGETAERTPSGGDDTAGVGADPSADDADVARWRREADLLLAERAELTRQSGAVEVALPGQLSVTQLVALRRDPAALARALRRPVPTEPNPYARRGTAFHTWLEQRFGADRLLDLDELPGAADADAAPDEALAELQERFLASEWADRVPVEVEVPFATVIAGVVVRGRMDAVFARPGGRFDVVDWKTGRQPAGVAAEVAAVQLAVYRLAWAELAGVPVERVGAAFHYVRDGVTVRPADLLDADGLTALIASVPEIPADGGAGTNP; encoded by the coding sequence TTGACGCAGCCCGCCCTCTTCAGCAGCGCGACCCCTGCGCCCCGGGTCGCCGACGCCGGCCCCCGCTACACGCCGGTGGAGCTGGCGAAGCTGCTGCGGCTGCCCGCGCCGACCCGGGAACAGGCCGCGATCATCGCCGCCCCCGTCGAGCCGCTGCTGGTGGTGGCGGGCGCCGGGTCGGGCAAGACGGAGACGATGGCCGCCCGGGTGGTCTGGCTGGTCGCCAACTCGTACGTGCGGCCGGAGCAGGTGCTCGGGCTCACCTTCACCCGCAAGGCCGCCGGGGAGCTGGCGCACCGGGTGCGTACGCGGCTCGACCAGTTGGTGCGGCGGCTCGGGCGGCGGGGGCGCGACCCGCTCGACGACCCGCTGGCCGGGGAGCCGACCGTCTCCACCTACCACTCGTACGCGGGCCGGATCGTCACCGAGCACGGGCTGCGGGCGGGCTACGAGCCGTCCACCCGGCTGCTCACCGAGGCGTCCCGCTGGCAGCTGGTCGACCTGCTCGTGCGCAACTACGACGGCGACATGTCCGGCGTGGACCGGATGCCGAGCACGATCACCGACGCGGTGCTGGCGCTGGCCGGCGAGCTCGACGAGCACCTGGTCGACCCGGACGCGCTGGCCGCGTGGACGGGCCGGTTCTTCGCCGAGGTGCAGGTGCGCCCCGGCCGGGTCTACGCCGACGTGCGCAAGGCGCTGCAACTCCAGCAGATCCGGCTGAAGCTGCTCCCGCTGGTGCGCGCGTACGCCCGGCGCAAGGAGGACTTCGAGGCGATGGACTTCGCCGACCAGCTCGCGCGGGCGGCCCGGGTCGCCCGCGACCACCCGGGCGTCGGCGAGATCGAGCGGGACCGGTTCCGGGTGGTGCTGCTCGACGAGTACCAGGACACCAGCCATGCCCAGGTGGTGCTGCTCAACGCGCTCTTCGGCGGCGGGCACCCGGTGACGGCGGTCGGCGACCCCTGCCAGTCGATCTACGGCTGGCGCGGGGCGAGCGCCGGCACCCTGGACCGCTTCCCCACGGAGTTCGCCCGCGCAGGCGGTGCGCCGGCCGAGGTGCTCAGCCTCACCACGAGCTGGCGCAACCGGCCCGAGATCCTCGGTGTCGCCAACGCGTTGGCCACCCCGCTGCGGGCCGCCGGCGCCCGGGTGCCGGAGCTGCGCGCGGCGATGAGCGTCAAGGAGCCGGTCCCGCACCGCAGCGCCCGCGGCGCCGCCGGCGGCACCGTCCACTGCGCGCTGCTGCGGACGTACGCCGACGAGGCCGACTGGATCGCCGACAGCGTGCTGCACGCCTGGCGCGGCGCGGCCGGAATGCCCGGCGTGCTGCCCGAGCACATCCCGGTGCCGCTGCGGCCCACGACCGCCGTGCTCGTACGGCTGCGCAGCCAGATTCCGGCGATCGAGTCGGCGCTGCGCGAGCGCGGCCTGCCGGTCGAGGTGGTGGGCCTGGGTGGCCTGCTGGACACCCCCGAGGTGCGGGACGTGGTGTGCACGCTGCGGGTGCTGGCCGACCCGACGGACGGGGCCGCGCTGCTGCGGCTGCTGACCGGCGCGCGCTGGCGGATCGGGCCCCGTGACCTGGTGGCCCTGCACCGCCGGGCGAAGTCCATCGCGGCGGCTCGGCGCAGGCTCGCCGACGACGGCACCCCGGAGATCAGCCCGGACCTGCTCGACGAGGCGACCCTGGTGGAGGCGCTGGCCGACCTGGGCCCGGCGCAGGCGTACTCGGCGGAGGGCTACGCGCGGCTGCGGGCGTACGCCCGGGAGCTGGGCCTGCTGCGCTACCGGCTGGACCAGTCCCTGCCGGAGCTGATCGCGGACATCGAGCGGACGATCGGCCTGGACGTGGAGGTGGCGGTGCGGGCCGGCCGGGACGGGGCCGGGGACGCCGGCCTGGCGCGGGGCCACCTGGACGCGCTCGGCGACGTCGCCGCCCGCTTCAGCGGGGAGACGCCGGGCGCCACCCTGTCGGGGTTCCTGGCCTACCTGGCCGCCGCCGAGGACGAGGAACGCGGCCTCACGCCGGGCGAGGTGGAGGTGGTCGAGGGCGCGGTGCAGATCCTCACCGCGCACGCCGCGAAGGGCCTGGAGTGGGACGTGGTCGCGGTGGCCGGCCTGAGCCGGGGCGTCTGGCCGGGGCCGGTGCGCAACTCCGACCACTGGCTCGGCGGGCTGGGCGTGCTGCCGTTCCCGTTGCGCGGCGACGCCGACGGGCTGCCGGAGCTGGGCCTGGCCGAGGCCGAGGACCAGCGGGGGGTGGCCCGGGCGCTGGAGGACTTCACCGACGCCTGGCGGGCGCACGACGAGCGGGAGGAGCGCCGGCTGGCGTACGTGGCGGTGACCCGGCCCCGGCGGCTGCTGCTCTGCTCCGGCTACTGGTGGGGGGAGGGCACCAAACGGCCGCGCGGCCCGTCGGTGCTGCTGCGGGAGGTGCACGACGCCTGCCTGGACGCCCGCGCCGGGCACCTGGTGGACGAGTGGGCGCCGGAGCCGCCGGGCGACGCGGTCAACCCGACGACCGAGGTGGTGCTGCGCGCCGAGTGGCCGGCCGACCCGCTGGGCGCCCGCCGGCCGGCGCTGGCCGAGGCGGCAGCCCTGGTCCGCCGCTTCCTCGCCGACGGCGACCCGGCGGCCCGCCCACTGTCCGACGGGGACGCGGCTGCCCGCCCGCTGCCCGGCGGCGAGACGGCCGAACGGACGCCGTCCGGCGGCGACGACACCGCCGGGGTGGGCGCGGACCCGTCGGCCGACGACGCGGACGTGGCGCGGTGGCGGCGGGAGGCCGACCTGCTGCTCGCCGAGCGGGCCGAGCTGACCCGGCAGTCCGGTGCCGTCGAGGTGGCCCTGCCCGGCCAGCTGTCGGTGACCCAGTTGGTGGCGCTGCGCCGGGATCCGGCGGCGCTGGCCCGCGCGCTGCGCCGCCCGGTGCCCACCGAACCCAATCCGTACGCCCGCCGGGGCACCGCCTTCCACACGTGGCTGGAGCAGCGGTTCGGCGCCGACCGGCTGCTCGACCTGGACGAGCTGCCGGGTGCGGCGGACGCGGACGCGGCGCCGGACGAGGCGTTGGCCGAGCTCCAGGAGCGCTTCCTGGCCAGCGAGTGGGCCGACCGGGTGCCGGTCGAGGTGGAGGTGCCCTTCGCCACAGTGATCGCCGGAGTGGTGGTCCGGGGGCGGATGGACGCCGTCTTCGCCCGGCCGGGCGGGCGGTTCGACGTGGTCGACTGGAAGACCGGCCGGCAGCCCGCCGGCGTAGCCGCCGAGGTGGCCGCCGTGCAGCTCGCGGTCTACCGGCTGGCCTGGGCGGAGCTGGCCGGCGTGCCGGTGGAGCGGGTCGGCGCGGCGTTCCACTACGTGCGGGACGGGGTCACGGTCCGGCCGGCGGACCTGCTCGACGCGGACGGGCTGACCGCGCTGATCGCCTCCGTACCGGAAATTCCGGCAGACGGTGGTGCCGGGACGAATCCATGA
- a CDS encoding RrF2 family transcriptional regulator: MYVSARSDYALRAMLAVAAAAPVGGGELVKAGTLADSQGIPLSFLQGILVDLRRAGLLVSHRGTEGGYALARPAVEISVGDVLRAIGGSLTTVRGLPAERAGYVGVATGLRDVWLAVHGAIALVVDRTTLADLLGAEHSAAGAGETRAR, from the coding sequence GTGTACGTCTCCGCGCGCAGTGACTACGCGCTCCGGGCCATGCTCGCCGTCGCCGCCGCGGCTCCGGTCGGCGGCGGCGAGCTGGTCAAGGCGGGGACGCTGGCCGACAGCCAGGGCATCCCGCTGAGCTTTCTCCAGGGCATCCTGGTCGACCTGCGCCGGGCCGGCCTGCTGGTGAGCCACCGGGGCACCGAGGGCGGGTACGCCCTGGCCCGTCCCGCGGTGGAGATCAGCGTCGGCGACGTGCTCCGCGCGATCGGCGGCTCCCTGACGACCGTCCGCGGCCTGCCGGCCGAGCGGGCCGGCTACGTGGGTGTGGCGACCGGCCTGCGGGACGTCTGGCTGGCCGTGCACGGCGCGATCGCCCTGGTGGTCGACCGGACCACCCTCGCCGACCTGCTGGGGGCGGAACATTCTGCGGCCGGCGCCGGGGAGACCCGCGCCCGCTGA
- a CDS encoding DEAD/DEAH box helicase, with amino-acid sequence MTTVVPSFALTGLAPALLAELTAQGITEPFPIQSATLPDSLAGRDVLGRGRTGSGKTLAFGLPLLSRTAGRRARPGRPLALVLVPTRELAQQVTTALDPYARAVGLRCATVVGGLSLQRQADALRTGAELVVATPGRLHDLINRGDARLDQVGITVLDEADQMADMGFLPQVTKLLEQVAPNGQRMLFSATLDGGVDKLVRRFLSNPVSHSVDPGTATVTAMTHHVLHVDAVDKPTALTWIAAREGRTILFMGTKHRADRLARQLLAKGVRAAALHGGKSQPQRTRILEQFRTGQVTALVATDVAARGIHVDGLDMVVNVDPPAEAKDYLHRGGRTARAGESGTVVTLVLPEQRRDVSRLMSTAGIRPESVQVRSGDEALARVTGAREPSGVPVTIAPPAPQAASAGSAGGRSVGRAGEGGRAPHRASGRPRRSRRPRTPHAS; translated from the coding sequence ATGACCACTGTCGTACCCTCTTTCGCCCTCACCGGGCTGGCCCCGGCGCTGCTCGCCGAGCTGACCGCCCAGGGCATCACCGAGCCGTTCCCGATCCAGTCGGCGACCCTGCCGGACTCGCTCGCCGGCCGGGACGTGCTCGGTCGGGGCCGCACCGGCTCCGGCAAGACGCTCGCCTTCGGGCTTCCCCTGCTGTCCCGCACCGCCGGCCGCCGGGCCCGCCCGGGCCGACCGCTGGCCCTGGTGCTGGTGCCCACCCGCGAGCTGGCCCAGCAGGTCACCACCGCGCTCGACCCGTACGCCCGCGCCGTCGGGCTGCGCTGCGCCACCGTCGTCGGCGGGCTCTCGCTGCAACGCCAGGCGGACGCCCTGCGCACCGGCGCCGAACTGGTCGTGGCCACCCCCGGCCGGCTGCACGACCTGATCAACCGCGGCGACGCCCGGCTGGACCAGGTCGGCATCACCGTGCTCGACGAGGCCGACCAGATGGCCGACATGGGCTTCCTGCCGCAGGTCACCAAGCTGCTGGAGCAGGTCGCCCCGAACGGGCAGCGGATGCTCTTCTCGGCCACCCTGGACGGCGGCGTGGACAAGCTGGTGCGCCGCTTCCTCAGCAACCCGGTCTCGCACTCGGTCGACCCGGGCACCGCCACGGTGACCGCGATGACCCACCACGTGCTGCACGTCGACGCGGTGGACAAGCCCACCGCGCTGACCTGGATCGCCGCCCGCGAGGGCCGCACCATCCTGTTCATGGGCACCAAGCACCGCGCCGACCGGCTCGCCCGCCAGTTGCTGGCCAAGGGGGTACGCGCGGCCGCGCTGCACGGCGGCAAGTCGCAGCCGCAGCGCACCCGGATCCTGGAGCAGTTCCGCACCGGGCAGGTGACGGCGCTGGTCGCCACCGACGTGGCGGCCCGGGGCATCCACGTCGACGGGCTCGACATGGTGGTCAACGTGGACCCGCCAGCCGAGGCGAAGGACTACCTGCACCGTGGTGGGCGTACCGCCCGGGCGGGGGAGTCCGGCACGGTCGTCACCCTGGTCCTGCCGGAGCAGCGCCGGGACGTGTCCCGGCTGATGTCGACCGCCGGCATCCGTCCCGAGTCCGTCCAGGTGCGCTCCGGCGACGAGGCCCTGGCCCGGGTGACCGGCGCCCGGGAGCCGTCCGGCGTGCCGGTGACGATCGCGCCGCCCGCGCCGCAGGCCGCCTCCGCCGGGTCTGCCGGCGGCCGGTCGGTCGGCCGCGCCGGTGAGGGCGGCCGGGCTCCGCACCGCGCCTCGGGGCGGCCCCGCCGCTCGCGGCGCCCCCGCACCCCGCACGCCTCCTGA
- the cspE gene encoding transcription antiterminator/RNA stability regulator CspE, which yields MAIGTVKWFNADKGFGFITPDGGGADVFAHFSAIQSSGYRSLDENQRVEFEVTQGQKGPQAENIRPL from the coding sequence ATGGCTATTGGCACCGTCAAGTGGTTCAACGCTGACAAGGGCTTCGGCTTCATCACCCCGGACGGCGGCGGCGCCGACGTCTTCGCCCACTTCTCGGCGATCCAGTCCTCCGGCTACCGGAGCCTGGACGAGAACCAGCGGGTCGAGTTCGAGGTGACCCAGGGCCAGAAGGGCCCGCAGGCGGAGAACATCCGCCCGCTCTGA